From one Streptomyces sp. R41 genomic stretch:
- a CDS encoding ABC transporter permease, whose product MSRFLVRRVLGALVILLIISAITFGLFYAIPRDPAMMSCGKNCTPDMLAQIRHNLGIDHPIPVQYWDWLKGVFVGRDYAGFGNCNAPCLGYSFANREPVLGTILDRLPTTLSLAFGAAVVFLIFGVGAGMLAALKQGKFLDKFASSASLFGSSLQIYFVGYVAMFFLVSKLHLFAQPSYTPFTDDPVAWFSGLLLPWLTLAIIFTANYTRMTRSQLVEQLSEDYVRTARAKGLSRANVFFRFAWRGAMGPIVTVFGIDLGVLIGGAIITESTFSIQGIGRLAVDSVNKSDLPMLLGVTILSAGAIVFFNIIVDAVYALIDPRIRLA is encoded by the coding sequence ATGTCCCGCTTCCTCGTCCGCCGAGTCCTCGGCGCACTGGTCATCCTGCTGATCATCAGCGCCATCACATTCGGTCTCTTCTACGCCATCCCGCGTGACCCGGCGATGATGTCCTGCGGCAAGAACTGCACGCCCGACATGCTCGCGCAGATCCGGCACAACCTGGGCATCGACCACCCGATCCCGGTGCAGTACTGGGATTGGCTCAAGGGCGTCTTCGTCGGGCGCGACTACGCCGGCTTCGGGAACTGCAACGCCCCCTGCCTCGGCTACTCCTTCGCCAACCGCGAGCCCGTCCTCGGCACCATCCTGGACCGCCTGCCGACGACCCTCTCGCTCGCCTTCGGCGCGGCCGTCGTCTTCCTGATCTTCGGCGTCGGCGCGGGCATGCTGGCCGCCCTCAAGCAGGGCAAGTTCCTGGACAAGTTCGCCAGCTCGGCCTCGCTGTTCGGCTCCTCGCTGCAGATCTACTTCGTCGGCTACGTCGCGATGTTCTTCCTGGTCTCGAAGCTGCACCTGTTCGCGCAGCCGTCGTACACGCCCTTCACCGACGACCCGGTCGCGTGGTTCTCCGGGCTGCTGCTGCCCTGGCTGACGCTGGCGATCATCTTCACCGCCAACTACACCCGTATGACCCGCTCCCAGCTCGTCGAACAGCTCAGCGAGGACTACGTCCGCACCGCCCGCGCCAAGGGCCTGTCCCGTGCGAACGTCTTCTTCCGGTTCGCCTGGCGCGGAGCGATGGGCCCGATCGTCACGGTCTTCGGTATCGACCTGGGCGTGCTGATCGGCGGCGCGATCATCACCGAGTCGACCTTCAGCATCCAGGGCATCGGCCGCCTCGCGGTGGACTCCGTGAACAAGAGCGACCTGCCCATGCTGCTCGGCGTCACCATCCTGTCGGCCGGTGCGATCGTGTTCTTCAACATCATCGTCGACGCCGTCTACGCCCTCATCGACCCGCGGATCCGGCTCGCCTGA
- a CDS encoding ABC transporter substrate-binding protein, whose protein sequence is MSFSRRNFMIATGVVAASSSVLTACGGSGSDNKSSRKVPSVSGSKTQEILVGTKADSTGPAPEVKGAVKGGTIYSLDQFDMDHLDPAQIYVSTEGAITAPIMRGLTGYKIDDKGGATLVGDAATDAGTMKDGGKTWTFTLKDGLKWEDGSDISEDDLRHTFERLFASFIAEGPRYVQQWLVGGDKYKGPYDGKKLDSIEVDGKTITFRLNEARADFNFTLAMRGYSLVNKKHDTKEKYDKRPFSCGPYKIGARSIGKSLTYVRNEHWDPKTDSIRNNYPDKYVFQFGFELLASTDRYIADSGKDQYAMSIFNEVAPERIAQVLTNAKLKQRVLTQVDTVTYYWPINMTRIKDVKVRQAINHAWPHQQIQTIQGGASTSEIATTILAPVTPGYEKFDLYGVTKKPGGDPVKAKALLKEAGKLGQKLVIAYQSSDTQVKVAVAVKNALEAAGFTVVNKQVDKSTFYTQIGKIDNDFDLFGAGWSPDWPNGYSVFYPCWSGKNIGDGRSNYAQLNDPSVNKAIDAAAKITDAAEANKAWGNVDRQIMELAAVVPDYHKIRNWMHGSKVGNVVYDSGNTCVALCKLYAMK, encoded by the coding sequence ATGTCTTTTTCCCGTAGAAACTTCATGATCGCCACCGGCGTGGTCGCGGCCTCGTCGTCGGTGCTGACCGCCTGTGGCGGCAGCGGCAGCGACAACAAGTCGAGCCGTAAGGTCCCCTCGGTCAGCGGTTCCAAGACCCAGGAGATCCTGGTCGGCACCAAGGCCGACTCGACCGGCCCGGCGCCGGAGGTCAAGGGAGCGGTCAAGGGCGGGACGATCTACTCGCTCGACCAGTTCGACATGGACCACCTGGACCCGGCGCAGATCTACGTCTCGACCGAGGGCGCCATCACCGCTCCGATCATGCGTGGCCTCACCGGCTACAAGATCGACGACAAGGGCGGCGCCACGCTGGTCGGCGACGCGGCCACGGACGCGGGCACCATGAAGGACGGCGGCAAGACCTGGACCTTCACCCTGAAGGACGGTCTGAAGTGGGAGGACGGCTCGGACATCTCCGAGGACGACCTCCGCCACACCTTCGAGCGCCTCTTCGCCTCCTTCATCGCCGAGGGTCCCCGCTACGTCCAGCAGTGGCTGGTCGGCGGCGACAAGTACAAGGGCCCCTACGACGGCAAGAAGCTCGACTCCATCGAGGTCGACGGCAAGACGATCACCTTCCGTCTCAACGAGGCCCGCGCGGACTTCAACTTCACGCTCGCCATGCGTGGCTACTCCCTGGTGAACAAGAAGCACGACACCAAGGAGAAGTACGACAAGCGCCCCTTCTCCTGCGGCCCGTACAAGATCGGCGCCCGCTCCATCGGCAAGTCGCTCACGTACGTGCGCAACGAGCACTGGGACCCGAAGACCGACTCGATCCGCAACAACTACCCGGACAAGTACGTCTTCCAGTTCGGCTTCGAGCTGCTGGCCTCGACCGACCGCTACATCGCGGACTCGGGCAAGGACCAGTACGCGATGTCGATCTTCAACGAGGTCGCCCCGGAGCGCATCGCCCAGGTCCTCACCAACGCCAAGCTCAAGCAGCGCGTCCTCACGCAGGTCGACACGGTCACCTACTACTGGCCGATCAACATGACCCGCATCAAGGACGTCAAGGTCCGTCAGGCCATCAACCACGCGTGGCCGCACCAGCAGATCCAGACGATCCAGGGCGGCGCCTCCACCAGCGAGATCGCCACCACCATCCTCGCCCCGGTGACCCCGGGTTACGAGAAGTTCGACCTCTACGGCGTCACCAAGAAGCCCGGTGGCGACCCGGTCAAGGCCAAGGCCCTGCTGAAGGAGGCCGGCAAGCTCGGCCAGAAGCTGGTCATCGCCTACCAGTCCTCGGACACCCAGGTGAAGGTGGCCGTCGCGGTCAAGAACGCGCTGGAGGCTGCCGGCTTCACGGTCGTCAACAAGCAGGTCGACAAGTCGACCTTCTACACCCAGATCGGCAAGATCGACAACGACTTCGACCTCTTCGGTGCGGGCTGGAGCCCGGACTGGCCGAACGGCTACTCGGTCTTCTACCCCTGCTGGAGCGGCAAGAACATCGGCGACGGCCGCAGCAACTACGCCCAGCTGAACGACCCGAGCGTCAACAAGGCCATCGACGCGGCCGCCAAGATCACGGACGCGGCCGAGGCCAACAAGGCCTGGGGCAACGTCGACCGCCAGATCATGGAACTCGCGGCGGTCGTCCCCGACTACCACAAGATCCGCAACTGGATGCACGGCTCCAAGGTCGGCAACGTCGTGTACGACAGCGGCAACACCTGCGTCGCGCTCTGCAAGCTGTACGCGATGAAGTAA
- a CDS encoding ABC transporter permease, producing the protein MTDESVEKSPSPSTTKGSESRSPGRLAWKRFKRDRTGVISAYIVIFFFVIAIAAPLIAKLYGKNPYTTYASQRPELLDAFSYPAGPNGGMSSEFWFGIEPQLGRDVFTFLLYGIRTSLGIAVAATLLTTVVGVIVGVTAGYLGGKTDYLVGRIIDILLSFPSTLFFIAFMPVVYGLFVAPDDNIPTSLRAISLILVLSAFGWASIARLLRGQVLGLREREYIEAAKVTGASPRRIVFKELLPNLWTPIIIQSTLMLPAFVTAEAGLAFLGVGIIDPTPDWGVMIQRGAQFYTEDLTFMLFPGLSMVIFVLAFNLLGDSVRDALDPKSKR; encoded by the coding sequence GTGACCGACGAGAGCGTCGAGAAGTCGCCCTCTCCTTCCACCACCAAGGGCTCCGAGAGTCGCTCCCCTGGACGACTCGCCTGGAAGCGGTTCAAACGTGACCGCACGGGCGTCATATCGGCCTATATCGTGATCTTCTTCTTCGTGATCGCGATCGCAGCCCCACTGATAGCCAAGCTGTACGGCAAGAACCCGTACACCACGTACGCCAGCCAGCGACCTGAACTCCTGGACGCCTTCTCCTACCCCGCGGGGCCGAACGGCGGAATGAGCTCGGAGTTCTGGTTCGGCATCGAACCGCAACTGGGCCGGGACGTCTTCACCTTCCTGCTGTACGGCATCCGCACCTCGCTGGGCATCGCCGTGGCCGCCACCCTGCTGACCACCGTCGTCGGCGTGATCGTCGGTGTCACCGCGGGCTACCTGGGCGGCAAGACGGACTATCTCGTCGGCCGGATCATCGACATCCTGCTGTCGTTCCCGTCCACGCTGTTCTTCATCGCCTTCATGCCGGTCGTGTACGGGCTGTTCGTCGCCCCCGACGACAACATCCCCACCTCCCTGCGAGCCATCTCCCTGATCCTGGTGCTCTCCGCCTTCGGCTGGGCCTCCATCGCCCGTCTGCTGCGCGGCCAGGTACTCGGTCTGCGTGAGCGGGAGTACATCGAGGCGGCCAAGGTCACGGGCGCGTCGCCGCGGCGCATCGTGTTCAAGGAGCTGCTGCCCAACCTGTGGACGCCGATCATCATCCAGTCCACGCTGATGCTTCCGGCCTTTGTGACCGCGGAGGCCGGTCTGGCCTTCCTCGGCGTCGGCATCATCGACCCGACTCCGGACTGGGGCGTCATGATCCAGCGCGGCGCCCAGTTCTACACCGAGGACCTCACCTTCATGCTCTTCCCGGGCCTGTCGATGGTGATCTTCGTCCTCGCCTTCAACCTGCTCGGCGACTCGGTGCGCGACGCGCTCGACCCGAAGTCCAAGCGGTAA
- a CDS encoding ABC transporter substrate-binding protein has product MRGATHAKWAACAAAVALVATACGGGGSSGGGGNGSGIVSSSWGDPQNPLEPANTNEVQGGKVLDMIFRGLKRYDAKTGAAEDMLADKIETSDSQNFTITIKDGWKFSNGEAVAAQSFVDAWNYGASLKNNQKNAYFFGYIEGYDKVHPDSGSQSADTLSGLKVTGTNTFTVKLNQKFSTFPDTLGYVAYAPLPKAFFDDHAAWVQKPVGNGPYTIDSYTKGSQMALKKWDGYPGDDKAQNDGVTLKVYTDNNTAYTDLLAGNLDLVDDVPASQLKNVKNDLGDRYINTPAGIIQTLAFPFYDKKWDTSGAVKVRQGLSMAINRDQITNTIFQKTRTPASDWTSPVLGTDGGFQDGLCGDSCKYNPSEAKKLIQEGGGLPGGQVKLSYNADTGSHKEWVDAVCNSINNALGNDKACVGNPIGTFADFRNQIGQHKMPGPFRAGWQMDYPLIQNFLQPLYYTNASSNDGKWSNKDFDKLVDEANAETDRAKAVKLFQQAEGVVRDNMAAIPLWYQNGSAGYSERVSNVALNQFSVPVYNEIKVS; this is encoded by the coding sequence ATGCGTGGAGCCACGCACGCCAAATGGGCCGCTTGCGCGGCGGCGGTAGCCCTCGTGGCGACCGCCTGCGGGGGCGGAGGAAGCAGCGGCGGTGGCGGCAACGGCTCCGGAATCGTCTCCTCCTCCTGGGGAGACCCGCAGAACCCGCTGGAGCCGGCCAACACCAACGAGGTGCAGGGCGGCAAGGTCCTCGACATGATCTTCCGCGGTCTGAAGCGGTACGACGCCAAGACCGGCGCGGCCGAGGACATGCTGGCCGACAAGATCGAGACCTCGGACTCGCAGAACTTCACGATCACGATCAAGGACGGCTGGAAGTTCAGCAACGGCGAGGCCGTCGCCGCCCAGTCCTTCGTCGACGCGTGGAACTACGGGGCCAGCCTCAAGAACAACCAGAAGAACGCGTACTTCTTCGGGTACATCGAGGGCTACGACAAGGTCCACCCCGACTCGGGCAGCCAGAGCGCCGACACCCTCTCCGGGCTCAAGGTGACCGGCACCAACACCTTCACCGTCAAGCTCAACCAGAAGTTCTCTACGTTCCCCGACACCCTCGGCTATGTGGCCTACGCGCCGCTGCCCAAGGCGTTCTTCGACGACCACGCGGCCTGGGTGCAGAAGCCGGTCGGCAACGGGCCCTACACCATCGACTCGTACACCAAGGGCTCGCAGATGGCCCTGAAGAAGTGGGACGGCTATCCCGGCGACGACAAGGCCCAGAACGACGGCGTGACCCTGAAGGTCTACACCGACAACAACACCGCGTACACCGACCTGCTGGCGGGCAACCTCGACCTCGTCGACGACGTGCCCGCCTCTCAGCTCAAGAACGTGAAGAACGACCTCGGTGATCGCTACATCAATACACCGGCCGGCATCATCCAGACGCTCGCTTTCCCGTTCTATGACAAGAAGTGGGACACGAGCGGGGCGGTGAAGGTCCGCCAGGGCCTGTCCATGGCGATCAACCGCGACCAGATCACGAACACGATCTTCCAGAAGACCCGCACTCCGGCCTCCGACTGGACCTCGCCGGTGCTCGGCACGGACGGCGGCTTTCAGGACGGGCTGTGCGGCGACTCCTGCAAGTACAACCCGAGCGAGGCCAAGAAGCTGATCCAGGAGGGCGGCGGCCTGCCCGGCGGCCAGGTCAAGCTCTCGTACAACGCGGACACGGGCTCCCACAAGGAGTGGGTCGACGCCGTCTGCAACTCCATCAACAACGCGCTCGGCAACGACAAGGCGTGCGTCGGCAACCCGATCGGTACCTTCGCCGACTTCCGCAATCAGATCGGCCAGCACAAGATGCCGGGACCGTTCAGGGCCGGCTGGCAGATGGACTACCCGCTGATCCAGAACTTCCTGCAGCCGCTGTACTACACCAACGCCTCCTCCAACGACGGCAAGTGGTCCAACAAGGACTTCGACAAGCTCGTCGACGAGGCGAACGCCGAGACCGACCGGGCCAAGGCCGTCAAGCTCTTCCAGCAGGCCGAGGGGGTCGTACGGGACAACATGGCCGCCATCCCGCTCTGGTACCAGAACGGCAGCGCCGGCTACTCGGAGCGGGTCTCCAACGTGGCGCTCAACCAGTTCAGCGTCCCCGTCTACAACGAGATCAAGGTCAGCTGA
- a CDS encoding ABC transporter permease translates to MGRYVIRRLLQMIPVFIGATLLIFLMVNVMGDPIAGLCGDKQCDPATAAQLRKEFGLDKPVWQQYLTYMGNVFTGDFGTAFNGQKVTELMADSFPVTIRLTIVAILFEIVVGIALGVVTGLRRGRPVDTSVLLLTLVVISVPVFVTGLVLQLLLGVEWGWIKPSVSPDATFGELIVPGLVLASVSLAYVTRLTRTSIAENKRSDYVRTATAKGLPRHRVITRHLLRNSLIPVVTFIGTDIGALMGGAIVTERIFNIHGVGFQLYQGILRQNTQTVVGFVTVLVLVFLVANLLVDLLYAVLDPRIRYA, encoded by the coding sequence ATGGGACGGTACGTAATCCGGCGTCTGCTGCAGATGATCCCGGTCTTCATCGGCGCCACACTGCTGATCTTCCTGATGGTGAACGTGATGGGCGACCCCATCGCGGGCCTGTGCGGCGACAAGCAGTGCGACCCCGCCACGGCCGCCCAGCTGCGCAAGGAGTTCGGCCTCGACAAGCCCGTGTGGCAGCAATACCTGACCTACATGGGCAACGTCTTCACCGGCGACTTCGGCACCGCCTTCAACGGGCAGAAGGTCACCGAGCTGATGGCCGACTCCTTCCCCGTCACCATCCGGCTGACGATCGTCGCGATCCTCTTCGAGATCGTCGTCGGGATCGCGCTCGGCGTCGTCACCGGGCTGCGCCGCGGACGGCCCGTCGACACCAGCGTTCTGCTGCTCACCCTCGTCGTCATCTCGGTGCCGGTCTTCGTCACCGGTCTGGTGCTCCAACTGCTGCTCGGCGTCGAGTGGGGCTGGATCAAACCGTCCGTCTCCCCGGACGCCACCTTCGGCGAACTGATCGTGCCGGGCCTGGTGCTGGCCTCCGTCTCCCTCGCGTATGTGACCCGGCTGACCCGCACCTCCATCGCCGAGAACAAGCGGTCCGACTACGTCCGCACCGCCACCGCCAAGGGCCTGCCCCGGCACCGGGTGATCACCAGGCATCTGCTGCGCAACTCGCTGATCCCCGTCGTCACCTTCATCGGCACGGACATCGGTGCGCTGATGGGCGGCGCGATCGTCACCGAGCGGATCTTCAACATCCACGGCGTCGGCTTCCAGCTCTACCAGGGGATCCTGCGTCAGAACACGCAGACCGTGGTCGGCTTCGTGACCGTCCTCGTCCTCGTCTTCCTGGTCGCCAACCTGCTCGTCGACCTCCTGTACGCCGTACTCGACCCGAGGATCCGCTATGCCTGA
- a CDS encoding ABC transporter permease codes for MDLGTSEAETLERTPGGPEGTGPQEKPRSLWSDAWHDLRRNPVFIISALVILFLVVISLWPSLIATQNPLKCDLAKAQEGSQPGHPFGFDGQGCDVYTRVVYGTRVSISVGVCATLGVAILGSALGGLAGFFGGLGDSFLSRITDIFFAIPVVLGGLVLLSVVTSNTIWPVIGFMVLLGWPQISRIARGSVITTKQNDYVAAARALGASNSRLLLRHITPNAVAPVIVVATIALGTYISLEATLSYLGVGLKPPTVSWGIEISSASAYIRNAPHMLLWPAGALAITVLAFIMLGDAVRDALDPKLR; via the coding sequence ATGGACCTCGGTACCAGTGAAGCTGAGACGCTCGAGAGGACCCCCGGCGGACCGGAGGGCACGGGCCCGCAGGAGAAACCCAGAAGCCTCTGGTCCGACGCCTGGCACGACCTGAGGCGCAACCCCGTCTTCATCATCTCCGCGCTTGTCATCCTCTTCCTGGTGGTCATCTCCCTGTGGCCCTCGCTGATCGCCACCCAGAACCCCCTCAAGTGCGACCTCGCCAAGGCCCAGGAGGGCTCGCAGCCAGGACACCCCTTCGGGTTCGACGGCCAGGGCTGCGACGTCTACACCCGGGTGGTGTACGGGACCCGCGTCTCGATCAGCGTCGGCGTCTGCGCCACCCTCGGCGTCGCGATCCTCGGTTCGGCGCTCGGCGGGCTCGCCGGGTTCTTCGGCGGGCTGGGGGACTCGTTCCTGTCCCGGATCACCGACATCTTCTTCGCGATTCCCGTCGTGCTCGGCGGTCTGGTCCTCCTCTCCGTGGTGACCAGCAATACGATCTGGCCGGTCATCGGGTTCATGGTGCTGCTCGGCTGGCCGCAGATCTCCCGCATCGCGCGCGGCTCCGTCATCACCACCAAGCAGAACGACTACGTGGCCGCGGCCCGCGCCCTCGGCGCGTCCAACTCACGGCTGCTGCTGCGGCACATCACGCCCAACGCCGTCGCGCCGGTGATCGTCGTGGCGACCATCGCGCTCGGTACGTACATCTCCCTGGAGGCGACGCTCTCGTACCTCGGAGTGGGCCTGAAGCCACCTACGGTCAGCTGGGGCATCGAGATCTCGTCGGCCTCCGCCTACATCCGCAACGCCCCGCACATGCTGCTGTGGCCGGCCGGAGCGCTCGCGATCACCGTGCTCGCGTTCATCATGCTCGGCGACGCGGTGCGCGACGCCCTCGACCCGAAGCTGAGGTGA
- a CDS encoding ABC transporter ATP-binding protein: MLLEVRDLHVEFRTRDGVAKAVNGVDYSVDEGETLAVLGESGSGKSVTAQAVMGILDMPPGKITGGEILFQGKDLLKLKEDERRKVRGAEMAMIFQDALSSLNPVLSVGDQLGEMFTVHRGLSRKDARAKAIELMDRVRIPAAADRVRDYPHQFSGGMRQRIMIAMALSLEPALIIADEPTTALDVTVQAQVMDLLAELQRELNMGLILITHDLGVVADVADRIAVMYAGRIVESAPVHDIYKAPAHPYTKGLLESIPRLDQKGKELYAIKGLPPNLMHIPPGCAFNPRCPMAQDICRTDVPPLAEVDEDRRSACFFWRETLDAGSGGGGAGGAGESDA, translated from the coding sequence GTGCTGCTCGAAGTGCGCGATCTGCACGTGGAGTTCCGGACCAGGGACGGGGTCGCCAAGGCCGTCAACGGAGTCGACTACAGCGTGGACGAGGGCGAGACGCTCGCCGTGCTCGGTGAGTCCGGCTCCGGCAAGTCGGTGACCGCGCAGGCCGTCATGGGCATCCTCGACATGCCGCCCGGGAAGATCACCGGCGGCGAAATCCTCTTCCAGGGAAAGGACTTGCTGAAGCTCAAGGAGGACGAGCGGCGCAAGGTGCGCGGCGCCGAGATGGCGATGATCTTCCAGGACGCGCTGTCCTCCCTCAATCCCGTGCTCAGCGTCGGCGACCAGCTCGGCGAGATGTTCACCGTGCACCGGGGGCTGTCCCGCAAGGACGCCCGCGCCAAGGCGATCGAGCTGATGGACCGGGTGCGGATCCCGGCGGCCGCTGACCGGGTGCGCGACTATCCGCACCAGTTCTCCGGCGGTATGCGCCAGCGCATCATGATCGCCATGGCGCTGTCCCTGGAACCCGCGCTGATCATCGCCGACGAGCCGACCACCGCGCTCGACGTCACCGTCCAGGCCCAAGTCATGGACCTGCTGGCCGAGTTGCAGCGCGAGCTCAACATGGGGCTCATCCTCATCACCCACGACCTCGGCGTGGTCGCGGACGTCGCCGACCGGATCGCGGTGATGTACGCGGGCCGGATCGTCGAGTCGGCACCGGTCCACGACATCTACAAAGCCCCGGCGCACCCCTATACGAAGGGGCTCCTGGAGTCGATTCCACGGCTCGACCAGAAGGGCAAGGAGCTCTACGCGATCAAGGGTCTGCCGCCCAACCTGATGCACATCCCGCCGGGCTGCGCCTTCAACCCGCGCTGTCCGATGGCCCAGGACATCTGCCGGACCGATGTGCCGCCGCTCGCGGAGGTGGACGAGGACCGCAGGAGCGCCTGCTTCTTCTGGAGAGAGACGCTCGACGCCGGGAGCGGCGGCGGGGGAGCGGGCGGGGCGGGAGAGTCCGATGCCTGA
- a CDS encoding ABC transporter ATP-binding protein yields the protein MPEAILEVSGLVKHYPLTQGILFKKQIGAVKAVDGVDFHLGRGETLGIVGESGCGKSTVAKMLVNLEKPTAGTIKYYGEDITRLSGKALKAVRRNIQMVFQDPYTSLNPRMTVGDIIGEPYEIHPEVAPKGERRRRVQDLLDVVGLNPEYINRYPHQFSGGQRQRIGIARGLALRPEIIVADEPVSALDVSVQAQVINLLDRLQGEFDLSYVFIAHDLSIVRHISDRVGVMYLGRIVETGKDAEIYDHPTHPYTQALLSAVPVPDPEAREHRERIILTGDVPSPANIPSGCRFRTRCWKAQERCTLEVPLLAVPAEFRLTEGPAAHDSACHFAEEKQVVPPKEPPDDHDDGAK from the coding sequence ATGCCTGAGGCGATTCTCGAGGTCAGCGGCCTGGTCAAGCACTACCCCCTCACCCAGGGCATTCTCTTCAAGAAGCAGATCGGCGCCGTCAAGGCCGTCGACGGCGTCGACTTCCACCTCGGCCGCGGCGAGACCCTCGGCATCGTCGGCGAGTCCGGCTGCGGCAAGTCGACCGTCGCCAAGATGCTGGTCAATCTGGAGAAGCCGACGGCCGGGACGATCAAGTACTACGGCGAGGACATCACCCGGCTGTCCGGCAAGGCGCTGAAGGCCGTACGCCGCAACATCCAGATGGTCTTCCAGGACCCGTACACCTCGCTCAACCCGCGCATGACCGTCGGCGACATCATCGGGGAGCCGTACGAGATCCATCCCGAGGTCGCGCCGAAGGGTGAGCGCAGGCGCAGGGTCCAGGACCTGCTCGACGTGGTCGGGCTCAACCCCGAGTACATCAACCGCTATCCGCACCAGTTCTCCGGCGGTCAGCGCCAGCGCATCGGTATCGCACGGGGGTTGGCGCTGCGCCCCGAGATCATCGTCGCCGACGAGCCGGTCTCCGCGCTCGACGTCTCCGTGCAGGCCCAGGTGATCAACCTGCTGGACAGGCTGCAGGGCGAGTTCGACCTGAGTTACGTCTTCATCGCGCACGACCTCTCCATCGTGCGGCACATCTCCGACCGGGTCGGTGTGATGTACCTCGGGCGGATCGTGGAGACCGGCAAGGACGCCGAGATCTACGACCATCCGACGCACCCCTACACCCAGGCCCTGCTCTCCGCCGTTCCCGTGCCCGACCCGGAGGCCCGCGAGCACCGGGAGCGGATCATCCTCACCGGGGACGTGCCCTCACCGGCGAACATCCCGTCCGGATGCCGGTTCCGCACCCGCTGCTGGAAGGCGCAGGAACGGTGCACGCTGGAGGTGCCGCTGCTCGCGGTGCCCGCGGAGTTCCGGCTCACCGAGGGCCCGGCCGCGCACGACTCGGCCTGCCACTTCGCGGAGGAGAAGCAGGTGGTACCGCCCAAGGAGCCACCAGACGATCATGATGACGGGGCGAAATAG